The following proteins are co-located in the Bdellovibrionales bacterium genome:
- the dapA gene encoding 4-hydroxy-tetrahydrodipicolinate synthase — translation MTQSPFFGSITALITPFKNGAIDEKAFQDFVAWQIHEGTNGLVPCGTTGEAPTLSDAEYDLLTRACLDVAKGKVPVMVGCGSNSTAHAIHLTQQAQKAGADAALHVVPYYNKPSQEGLYQHFKAIHDASDLPVFIYNIPGRSIVNMTPETMARLSQLPRIVGVKDATGNLQRPLKVRQLCGADFVQLSGNDDIALAFLAQGGMGNISVVSNIAPSLCAKMQAAWRAGDIATAQKINDQLMPLIEVLFVETSPSPVKYAASLLGKCRNELRLPMVPVSKANEKQIKDAMVASILDMVDAAA, via the coding sequence ATGACTCAGTCCCCGTTTTTCGGTTCCATAACGGCCCTTATCACGCCCTTTAAGAACGGTGCGATTGACGAAAAGGCGTTTCAGGATTTCGTGGCGTGGCAGATTCATGAAGGCACGAATGGCCTTGTCCCTTGTGGCACGACGGGCGAAGCGCCCACCCTGTCCGATGCAGAATACGATCTATTGACCCGTGCGTGCCTTGATGTGGCGAAGGGCAAGGTTCCTGTGATGGTGGGTTGCGGATCAAACTCGACCGCGCATGCCATTCACCTAACGCAACAGGCGCAAAAGGCGGGCGCGGACGCCGCGCTTCACGTTGTGCCCTATTACAACAAGCCCTCGCAAGAAGGCCTCTATCAGCATTTCAAAGCTATCCATGACGCCAGCGATCTGCCCGTTTTTATCTATAACATTCCGGGGCGCAGCATCGTAAACATGACGCCAGAGACGATGGCAAGACTCTCTCAATTGCCGCGCATTGTGGGCGTGAAGGATGCGACGGGGAACCTGCAACGCCCCTTGAAAGTGCGGCAGCTGTGCGGCGCAGACTTTGTTCAATTGTCCGGTAATGACGATATCGCGCTGGCCTTTTTGGCGCAGGGCGGCATGGGGAATATCTCGGTCGTCTCGAACATCGCGCCGTCGCTGTGCGCGAAGATGCAGGCCGCGTGGAGGGCAGGGGATATCGCCACCGCGCAAAAGATCAACGACCAGTTGATGCCGCTGATTGAGGTTCTGTTTGTCGAGACTTCGCCCTCGCCGGTCAAGTACGCCGCGTCCCTTTTGGGCAAGTGCCGCAATGAGCTTCGCCTGCCCATGGTTCCCGTCAGCAAGGCGAACGAAAAGCAGATCAAGGACGCGATGGTGGCCTCGATCCTTGATATGGTTGATGCGGCGGCGTAA
- a CDS encoding DotA/TraY family protein, whose amino-acid sequence MLFNNDDDKAKDKKRSLLGLLFNPRFDRDIKPLGESMGMFVRMIAMVFAAHRLFPKDHPAMRDNSLRLTLREVIATAYSNLSFTKEGTPQILLFGAVIGTLVFAAIFIFALVMSLFTGSAHAAESMFTLSSENEKCDLAQKWIGYLFLGSDLNAGSGCASSYYAPNSQMIQQALLAAFSTYSSMILAVAGFLLMYHLASMIAETAHTGKPMGRANQVWAPIRLVLAIGLLVPISGGLNTGQYAVIQMTKWGSAFASKTWTGFLGGLTTNFNSMGFVVPPPPYVESVVKNIIAYGGCVAQHNAMIKAMIASGATDLDGYLIPNIEFRPYESEGGLFAESNYVEAAFLSTNKKVGCGSIRLPPEPDYVSGDPLDGLAAGVYKVSYDTFTNVVDIVTQPDTAIAKLAVGLLPAAYRGTVVESTPEGIITESKNLIKTAETSVTTGLHSALSASIAKPFDNAAIAKYSTSGWVMAGAWFNTLARMQGGLFDMVNSTFSVELSPPQLSSGGFSGWVSQKTGLFDSGKIRTNDQTVSEYVTKFASIVDSANKNDVTALAATGSSADSNPALGTVSSLFFKGLDFAGRQIELWDKNGIILQAGNNANPFSEVASFGYKLFSYAMNLMTVAGMGTMASAATGAVLGSVAAGGVSGGLALPAGGIAGAFIGAGIANIAGGLLGVAFTIAGAMAAAGIMMGFYVPLLPFIRFFFHVLSWLISVFEAVVSAPLFALAHLTPYGDGLPGGVAQKGYFFILSIFLRPVLTVFGLIAGMLMFFVAINFLNLSFSVASASVGAFEGGFAVLSKIIFCLMYCVLVYICANNCFKTVGYFAEHGMNWMNAQGSMGVGMGDRGMVEKVMGAGTAYLGHKTGEMVQSASKAGGQAIGDPMAKKIGHASSHNLKNKDDAILAEKEHAAGEVAEQRHGEIRDAITNLGQNNSLNGPSGSGGSALGGGQNNPPIGPRGSGGGGSGGNLGGGGNLAGGQGSPSIGRTSPSGGGRSDGDVKRLVTDKDGGDDRK is encoded by the coding sequence ATGCTTTTCAACAACGATGACGATAAAGCGAAAGACAAAAAACGCTCCTTGCTGGGGCTGTTGTTCAACCCGCGCTTTGACCGCGATATTAAGCCGCTGGGCGAAAGCATGGGCATGTTCGTGCGCATGATCGCGATGGTCTTTGCCGCGCACCGTTTGTTCCCCAAGGATCACCCCGCGATGCGGGATAACAGCCTGCGCCTGACGTTGCGTGAGGTGATCGCCACCGCTTATAGCAACCTGTCCTTTACAAAGGAGGGCACGCCCCAGATCCTCCTTTTCGGCGCGGTGATAGGCACGCTTGTCTTCGCCGCCATCTTCATCTTCGCCCTTGTCATGTCGCTGTTTACAGGGTCGGCCCATGCGGCCGAGAGTATGTTTACGTTGTCTAGCGAGAATGAAAAATGTGATTTAGCTCAAAAGTGGATTGGTTATTTGTTTTTGGGGAGTGATCTTAACGCGGGCTCTGGGTGTGCCTCATCTTATTATGCGCCCAATAGTCAAATGATACAGCAGGCACTTCTTGCCGCATTTTCTACTTATAGCAGCATGATTTTAGCGGTGGCAGGTTTTTTGTTGATGTATCATTTGGCGTCGATGATTGCAGAGACAGCGCATACGGGTAAGCCAATGGGACGTGCCAATCAGGTGTGGGCTCCTATCCGTCTTGTTCTTGCCATTGGTCTTCTGGTTCCTATTTCTGGGGGGCTAAACACGGGACAATATGCTGTCATTCAAATGACGAAGTGGGGTTCTGCCTTTGCCAGCAAGACGTGGACGGGGTTTCTTGGAGGGTTGACAACGAATTTTAACAGCATGGGGTTTGTCGTTCCACCCCCTCCGTATGTTGAATCTGTGGTGAAAAACATTATTGCCTATGGTGGCTGTGTCGCGCAGCATAATGCCATGATTAAGGCGATGATTGCGTCAGGGGCGACAGATTTAGACGGGTATCTTATACCAAATATAGAATTTAGGCCATATGAATCGGAAGGCGGGTTGTTTGCAGAAAGTAATTATGTAGAGGCAGCTTTTTTAAGTACGAACAAAAAGGTTGGATGTGGTTCTATCCGTCTTCCCCCAGAGCCTGATTATGTGTCAGGTGATCCATTGGATGGTCTTGCCGCAGGCGTTTATAAAGTTTCTTATGACACTTTTACTAATGTTGTTGATATTGTGACTCAACCAGACACCGCTATTGCCAAGTTAGCGGTTGGTTTATTGCCTGCGGCTTATCGTGGAACTGTGGTTGAAAGCACGCCAGAGGGCATCATTACTGAATCGAAAAACCTTATTAAAACTGCTGAAACCTCTGTAACGACTGGTCTTCATAGTGCTCTGAGTGCTTCTATCGCTAAGCCCTTTGATAATGCCGCGATAGCTAAGTATTCTACTTCGGGGTGGGTTATGGCTGGGGCGTGGTTTAATACTCTAGCACGCATGCAAGGTGGACTTTTCGATATGGTCAATTCTACTTTTTCTGTTGAATTGTCGCCTCCGCAATTAAGCTCTGGCGGGTTCTCGGGCTGGGTCTCTCAGAAGACGGGGTTGTTTGACTCTGGAAAGATTCGCACAAATGATCAAACAGTGTCCGAGTATGTGACTAAGTTTGCTTCTATTGTTGATTCTGCCAACAAAAATGATGTGACAGCGTTAGCAGCGACAGGTTCCAGCGCTGATTCCAACCCAGCTTTAGGAACAGTGTCCTCTTTATTTTTTAAAGGACTTGATTTTGCCGGTAGGCAAATAGAGTTATGGGATAAAAATGGAATTATTCTGCAGGCGGGGAATAACGCCAATCCCTTTTCTGAGGTTGCTTCTTTCGGGTATAAGCTCTTTTCGTATGCTATGAATCTTATGACTGTGGCAGGCATGGGAACAATGGCATCAGCGGCGACAGGTGCAGTTTTAGGGTCTGTTGCAGCAGGTGGGGTATCGGGGGGGCTTGCGCTTCCCGCAGGTGGAATTGCTGGAGCGTTTATCGGTGCAGGTATTGCCAACATCGCAGGCGGTCTTTTGGGGGTTGCCTTTACAATAGCGGGGGCGATGGCGGCTGCTGGCATTATGATGGGGTTTTATGTTCCCTTATTGCCTTTTATTCGCTTTTTCTTTCATGTGTTGTCGTGGCTGATTTCTGTTTTTGAAGCTGTTGTTTCAGCCCCCTTATTTGCGCTGGCTCATCTCACGCCTTATGGCGATGGGTTGCCGGGGGGGGTGGCGCAAAAAGGGTACTTTTTTATTCTCAGTATATTCTTGCGTCCTGTTTTGACCGTTTTTGGTCTTATAGCGGGCATGTTAATGTTCTTTGTGGCCATTAACTTTCTTAACTTATCTTTTAGTGTTGCTTCCGCTAGTGTTGGCGCGTTTGAAGGTGGTTTTGCCGTTCTTTCTAAAATCATCTTTTGTTTGATGTACTGTGTGTTGGTTTATATTTGCGCCAATAACTGTTTCAAAACTGTTGGTTACTTTGCGGAACATGGCATGAACTGGATGAATGCTCAAGGCTCCATGGGCGTTGGCATGGGCGATAGGGGCATGGTAGAAAAAGTTATGGGGGCTGGAACAGCTTACCTTGGTCATAAAACGGGGGAAATGGTTCAGTCTGCCAGTAAGGCCGGTGGTCAAGCGATTGGAGACCCCATGGCTAAGAAAATCGGGCATGCATCTTCTCATAATTTAAAGAACAAAGATGATGCGATTTTGGCGGAGAAAGAACATGCGGCGGGAGAAGTCGCAGAACAGCGTCATGGAGAAATACGAGACGCAATCACAAATTTGGGACAAAATAATTCACTCAACGGACCAAGCGGTAGTGGAGGCAGCGCTTTGGGTGGTGGTCAAAATAATCCACCCATCGGACCAAGAGGTAGTGGCGGCGGTGGCAGCGGCGGTAATTTAGGCGGTGGCGGCAACTTAGCTGGTGGTCAAGGCTCTCCATCCATCGGACGAACGAGCCCAAGCGGTGGCGGACGTTCCGATGGCGATGTAAAACGCTTGGTGACTGATAAAGATGGGGGAGACGATAGAAAGTAA
- the dut gene encoding dUTP diphosphatase — translation MTTVTVAITALPHAQGLDLPAYATEHAAGMDLCAAVGQDAPITLQAGERKLIPTGLSIALPEGFEAQIRPRSGLALKNGLSVLNSPGTIDADYRGEVQIILANLGSEPFTVTRGMRIAQMVIAAYTRIMWEPAAALPPTSRGTGGFGSTGVG, via the coding sequence ATGACCACCGTCACCGTCGCCATCACCGCCCTGCCGCACGCACAGGGGCTTGACCTCCCCGCCTATGCCACCGAGCACGCGGCGGGCATGGACCTATGCGCGGCGGTGGGGCAGGACGCGCCCATCACGCTGCAAGCGGGTGAGCGCAAGCTTATCCCCACGGGGCTTTCCATCGCGCTGCCAGAAGGGTTTGAGGCGCAGATAAGGCCGCGCTCTGGCCTCGCCCTGAAAAACGGGCTGAGCGTTTTGAATAGTCCGGGAACGATTGACGCCGATTACAGGGGCGAGGTGCAGATCATCTTGGCCAATCTGGGCAGCGAGCCTTTTACCGTCACACGCGGTATGCGCATCGCGCAAATGGTGATCGCGGCCTATACAAGGATCATGTGGGAGCCCGCCGCCGCCCTCCCCCCGACCAGCCGAGGCACTGGGGGCTTTGGGTCAACGGGCGTGGGGTGA